Within the Pradoshia eiseniae genome, the region CTGATAACTTCCTCGTTATTTTGAATTTCTTCAGGTGTCCCTTCCGCTATTTTCTCTCCATGGTTTAACACCATGATTTTATCTGCAAGCTTCATAATCATTTGCATTTTATGCTCAATTAGGCAGATCGTAATGCCTGTCGATGATATGCGCTTAATTAGATCAGTCAACCCTTCCGTCTCATCAGGATTAATACCTGCGGCAGGCTCATCAAGAAATAGAACGGAAGGGTCAGTCGCCAAGGCAAGCGCAAAGGCGGTGCGTTTCTTCTCTTCCTGTGAGATATTGGCGGTAATTCGATCAGCTAAATGGGATAAGCCTGTGAATTCCAGCACCTCCAGCGCCTTTTCCTTGCATTTTTCTTCCTCCCGCTTCAATCGCCGTGTTCGAAAAACGGCATCCACAAGAGTCGATTTCGTCCTAAGACGATGCCCAACCATGACATTATCAAAAACGGTGGACTGCTCGAACAAGTGCGTCGTTTGGAAGGTTCTTGCAAAGCCTAGATCGGCAATTTTATGGGACGGCATTCCAGTTATGTCTAGTCCCCGGTAAAATATCTGCCCCTCGGTTGGCGGATGAAAGCCGCTAATCAAATTGAAAAATGTGGACTTCCCCGCACCATTTGGACCGATAATGGCATTGACCTTATTTTCTTCAACAGAGAAATCAACATGATTTACGGCAGTCAAGCCGCCGAAGCGCTTCGTTAATCCTGTAATCTCCAAAAACATACCATCCCTCCTAAATTTTCGTTTCCGCTTCCCGGCCTTGAACTTGGGCATTCTCCTTCTGGATGGCTTTCTCTTTTTGCTTTTGGCGCCATTGAATGAAGGAACCGGCAATCCCCTTTGGATAAAAGATAATAAGGAAGGTCAGCAGCGGACCAAAAATAAGCATCCTGTAATCCTGCAAGAATTGCAGGTTCTGAGATACCCAGACAACGAGAATGGTCCCTATAACCGGACCTGACAATGTACCAATACCTCCAACAAGCAAGTAGATTAGCATATCGAAAATAATGTTGGTATAGCCTATATCCGGACCAATAAAGCGGATAAGCGAAGCATATAACGCACCAGCTACACCGGCATATGCTGTTGATAAGACGAAGGCTGCCAGTTTATTCTTCATTGTAGAAATCCCAATCGATGCCGCTAAATCTTCACTGTTTCGAATCGCTTTATAGGTACGGCCTGACAACGAGTGGACAATCCTGTACATTGCTATAATCCCAATAATTAAGAAAAAGAGGACTAAATAATACATAGGGATTGCCTCATCAAAAGAAATCGACCCGATTGGCGGAGGCGCCGGAATGCCAATAAATCCGCGTACTCCCCCCGTTAATTCCTCCCATTTATAGATCACCAAGTAAATGATATAGCCAACACATAAGGTATATATCGCAAAGTAATGCTCCTTTGTCCGCAAAGCTATCAAGCCAATAAAGAAGCCAATGATGGAGGTAATGAAAATCGATAGAAGGAAGGCGAGCCAATAATTCATTTCTGCCTTGACGGTCAACAGGCTGATTGCATACGCGCCTATCGCAAAGAATCCAGCATGAGCGAGCGATAGATAACCAGTATAGCCTGCAATTAGATTGAGTCCATATACAGCAATAATCCAAATGAACGCGAGTGTCATAATATGCAGATAATATTCATTCTGAATGACTAGAGGAAAGAGAAGGGAAAGCAAAAGGATGGCCG harbors:
- a CDS encoding ABC transporter ATP-binding protein — translated: MFLEITGLTKRFGGLTAVNHVDFSVEENKVNAIIGPNGAGKSTFFNLISGFHPPTEGQIFYRGLDITGMPSHKIADLGFARTFQTTHLFEQSTVFDNVMVGHRLRTKSTLVDAVFRTRRLKREEEKCKEKALEVLEFTGLSHLADRITANISQEEKKRTAFALALATDPSVLFLDEPAAGINPDETEGLTDLIKRISSTGITICLIEHKMQMIMKLADKIMVLNHGEKIAEGTPEEIQNNEEVIRAYLGGEAIA
- a CDS encoding branched-chain amino acid ABC transporter permease; translated protein: MNGANIKKILLPAILLLSLLFPLVIQNEYYLHIMTLAFIWIIAVYGLNLIAGYTGYLSLAHAGFFAIGAYAISLLTVKAEMNYWLAFLLSIFITSIIGFFIGLIALRTKEHYFAIYTLCVGYIIYLVIYKWEELTGGVRGFIGIPAPPPIGSISFDEAIPMYYLVLFFLIIGIIAMYRIVHSLSGRTYKAIRNSEDLAASIGISTMKNKLAAFVLSTAYAGVAGALYASLIRFIGPDIGYTNIIFDMLIYLLVGGIGTLSGPVIGTILVVWVSQNLQFLQDYRMLIFGPLLTFLIIFYPKGIAGSFIQWRQKQKEKAIQKENAQVQGREAETKI